The sequence below is a genomic window from Deinococcus humi.
GTGGGCGCCAACGACCTGGCCCGCGCCCTGCGGACACGCCCGCACCCGGCCCGGATACCGCTGCTGCATGCCCTGTCGGCAGTGGTGCTGGCCGCCCGCGCCCACGGCAAGGTACCGCTGGACGCCGTGTTCAACGACGTGCGCGACCCGGCAGGCTTCGTCCAGGAATGCGAACAGGGCCGCGCGCTGGGCTTCGCTGGCAAGACAGTGATCCACCCGGACCAGATTGAGGCTGCCAACACCGCTTTCGGCGTGACCGAGGAGCAGGCGCAGCAGGCCCGCGCCCTGCTGACGGCCTGGGAGGAGGGCCGCGCCGCTGGCCGGAGCGTCGTGACCTTCGGCGGCTCCCTTGTCGAGGGAATGCACGCCGACGAGGCGCAGGAGGTGCTGGCCCTGTGGGCGGCCCGCCAGCAAACGGTCATTGATAGACCGGAGGGCAACGACTGACCAGTTCAGGCACTGTTCAGATACCGCTCAACTGCGTCCCCGGCCACCACGCCCGCCAGTAGGAGGCGTAGGCTGC
It includes:
- a CDS encoding HpcH/HpaI aldolase/citrate lyase family protein encodes the protein MMGLPGAGPLRSVLYVPGDKPRAIEKARALAADAVILDLEDAVAPEHKAQARTNVRAALLAGGWRVPVLVRVNGLGTVWEHEDREMALLSGACGLVLPKVEDDRAALELSLGRPLWAMIETPRGVLNAPAIAAVPGVAGLLVGANDLARALRTRPHPARIPLLHALSAVVLAARAHGKVPLDAVFNDVRDPAGFVQECEQGRALGFAGKTVIHPDQIEAANTAFGVTEEQAQQARALLTAWEEGRAAGRSVVTFGGSLVEGMHADEAQEVLALWAARQQTVIDRPEGND